The DNA window TTCTTTGCCGCCGTGTGGCTGGTCAAGCCGATTGGCGTATCGACGCAATTCGTGATCCTGGACGGGATCGTGGCGGATGCCGTGAACCCGGGGTTGGTGACGCAGACCGAAGAGGGCTTTACCTCGACCAACGCCTATCTGGCGAAATCGGGTGGCAAATACGCCAAGGCGGTGTCGAACCCGCTGAACTACAGCTTTGTCTTCGTCATCGCGATGATGATTGGCGGGCTGTTGTCCGCCCTGGCGCGCGGCGGCATCCCGGCGGCGGATCGTCGGGTACCTGCACTGTGGCGGGCAAACTTTGGCGACAGCCGGATCAAGCGATATGTGGCGGCCTTTGTCGGCGGGTTCATCGTGCTCTATGGCGCACGTCTCGCGGGCGGATGCACCTCGGGGCACATGATGTCGGGCATGATGCAGACGGCCGTGTCCGGCTACATCTTTGCTGCTGGCGCCTTTGCTGCGGCTGTCCCTGTGTCCCTGATGCTCTTCAAAAAGGAGGCCTGAGCCATGACCACCATTCTTCTTGCTCTTGTGATTGGCGCAGCCTTTGGCGCCGTGCTTGACCGCGTTGGGGCGTCGAACCCGTCCCGTATCGGGGCCATGCTGAACCTGACCAACCTGAACCTTGCCAAATCGATCCTGCTGGCCATCGGCGTTGGTTCTGTCCTGATGTTTGGCGGTCAGATGCTGGGTCTGGTTGATGTGGGCCACATGTCGGTCAAAGCCGCCTATGCGGGCGTGTTCCTCGGCGGTCTGATGCTTGGCGCGGGTTGGGCGCTGTCGGGGTTTTGCCCTGGCACGGGCGTTGTCGCAGCGGCCTCGGGGCGCAAGGACGCGCTGTTC is part of the Falsiruegeria litorea R37 genome and encodes:
- a CDS encoding YeeE/YedE thiosulfate transporter family protein — translated: MQLNWKVGGLLLGLVFFAAVWLVKPIGVSTQFVILDGIVADAVNPGLVTQTEEGFTSTNAYLAKSGGKYAKAVSNPLNYSFVFVIAMMIGGLLSALARGGIPAADRRVPALWRANFGDSRIKRYVAAFVGGFIVLYGARLAGGCTSGHMMSGMMQTAVSGYIFAAGAFAAAVPVSLMLFKKEA
- a CDS encoding DUF6691 family protein, whose amino-acid sequence is MTTILLALVIGAAFGAVLDRVGASNPSRIGAMLNLTNLNLAKSILLAIGVGSVLMFGGQMLGLVDVGHMSVKAAYAGVFLGGLMLGAGWALSGFCPGTGVVAAASGRKDALFFIAGGLLGAAAYMVTYPAWKSSGLLDAIAGGKVTLGAVPGAKYDGLTALPGDILGLVLGLGFVALAFALPERLTGAPAQVQPAE